A stretch of DNA from Pseudomonadota bacterium:
AATGTCTCCGACGCCCTGAAACGCGTCGAGCAGGCGGCTCGCGCGGGAGCCAACGTCGTGCTGCTGCCAGAGCTCTTCGAAGGGGTCTACTTCCCGCAGCAGGAGCGCGAGGAAGATTTCGCTCGCGCCCACCCCATCGAGGGTCACCCGTTCATCGGGCGCTTCCAGGAACTGGCGCGGGACGCCGGAATCGTTGTGCCGCTCAGCTTCTTCGAGCGCGCTGGCCAGGCCCACTACAACAGCCTCGCCATGATCGACGCCGATGGTTCCATCAAGGGGGTCTACCGCAAGTCGCACATCCCCGACGGCCCAGGATACGAAGAGAAGTACTACTTCTCGCCGGGCGACACGGGGTTTCGGGTCTTCCAGACCCGCTATGGCTGCATCGGCGCGGGCATCTGCTGGGATCAGTGGTTTCCGGAGAGCGCGCGCATCATGGCCCTGCTGGGCGCCGACCTCCTCCTCTACCCCACGGCCATCGGAAGCGAGCCTCCGCAGGCCGGCGCCATCGACACCCGCGACATGTGGCAGCGCGCCATGATCGGCCACGCTGTGAGCAACGCCATTCACCTGGCCGCCGCCAACCGGATCGGCGCGGAGGGAGACGCCCGTTTCTACGGGAGCTCGTTCATCTGCGATCCGCGTGGCGAGAAGATCGCAGAGGCCGACCGAAGCAACGCCACCTGCCTGATGGCCGAACTCGACCTGACAGAAGCACGGCGCTTTCGCGCCGCCATGGGGTTCTTCCGCGATCGTCGCCCCGATCTCTACGCGCCGCTGCTGACCCGCGACGGAAGAACATCTGTTCAGTAAGAGAACATGTGTTTCCGATTGAGAACACCTGTTTTTGCTCGCGTTCGGCAGGGGTTGGCTCTGGTCGACGGAGAATAAGACGCGTGCATCAGTACGACAAGAGGTGGTACCAGTCATGGACAAAGAGACGAACGAGAAGCCGGTCCTCACCCATCTTTCCGAAGACGCAACGAAGCGGATGTGGGATACCACCGGCCGAGCTGAAGCCACACCAAACCGGCCTGCGGTCGACATGAGCGAGGTGGCCGAGGTGAAGTGCGACTACTGTGGCTCGATGGTTCGCATGCGACGGGGCCAGCGCTGCCCGGTCTGCAACATGTGAGGCGTCAGGCGCCGCTCTCCTGCGGCGCCGCGCCTTCGTCTGACGAAGGTTTCGGCCCGATGCGCTCGAGGCTGTCGCGCATGGCGCGCGCAGTCGGCTCGCCCGCCCAGATCTTCAGCGCCACGTCCACATGTCGGCGGCTGCTCTCCCTGTCGTCGTACCCCTGAAGGTAGGCGCGAGCCAGCTGACCGTGAACCCGTGCGCGATCCTGGGGTTCGGAGGCGTCTTGCGACAGCAGCGCCCTCCCCTTCTCCACCGCCTGATCGAAGCGATGCAGGTCGTTGAGAATCGCCAGCTCGAAGCTCGCAGCCTGGAACTGCAGCAACGGCGAGCTCACCAGTCCGAATGCCTCGAGGGCTTCCTCGAACCGCCTGTGACGCGCAAAGGCCATGCCGCGGTTGAAGTGGATGGACGAGGCGTCTGCCGACGGGCACCCCAGTGCGCGGCCGAAAGCCCGCTGCGCGTCTTCATGGCGCCCCCCCATGGTGTAGGCGTTGCCCAGCGACTGCCACAGCAGCCACACCTTGGGCGCCGCCTGCACTCCTTCCTCGAGCACCTCGATGGCTTTGGCGTGGTCGCCCCTCGCGCGATGCACCTCAGCCCACACCTCGAAGGCGCCGGAGTGGCGCATCAACGAGAGCTGCTCGGCAATGCGCGCGGCGCGTTCGATATCGTTCCGGTCAAGCCAGGCAAAGGCCTGCGTGAGGAGCTGATGAGCAGCGCTCTCGGTGCTGGGGGACGACGGGAGCTCGTGATCGTGCGTCTGTGACATGCCGCGGTATACGGCGTCGTCTCCCCGGTTCCCCCCAAGCCGTGGCCAGAACCGCACTGACGCGAGAGGATCAGACAGCGGTGCGGCGAGAATCACCGCCCCGCATGAAGCGCATGGCCTACACCGTCGGACTTCTCTTCTCGGTCGTTGGATTTGCGATCGCCACCGCCATTCTCGTCGGCGCCACGCAGGGATACGAGATCTCTGGTGTCCTGGCGTGGGTTCGCCCGTTGCACATCGGCGCGCTGGCAGCCTGGGGCGGTCTCTTCCTGCTGCCCGGCCTGTATGCGGTGCGCGAGCTCGACCCGACTGCCCTCCCCGCAGACACTCGCCCGTTCACCGACCTGGCGGCACGACGCGTGGGCCGCATCGCCGTTCTCCTGCTCGTGATCGTCACCGTGCTGAACTGCGCCTGGGTGATGCGTGAGCGAAGTGGCGTGACCGCGCTGACCCCGGAAGAGCGCGCGGCGCAGTACCCCATCTCGAGGCGCTGCGCCGTGCGAATGTATGCGGGGATATGGGTGGGCCTCTACGGCGTGCCCCTGGTCGGGTTCACCGTGCTTCGCCGCGAAGCGTCGTAGCGAGGCTCAGCGCGAGGCTCAGCGCGACGCTCCCGGCCGCACCACCGCGTGTCGGGCGAGCACAGCCGCCACGCAGCAGGTGAGACGACGCGCTGTGGGAATGTCGAGGAACTCGTTCGGGCCGTGGGCGTTCGAGTTGGGGCCAAGCACACCCGTGATGAGGAACTGGGCTTCCGGGAACCGACGCCCCAGCATGTTGATGAAGGGAATGGATCCCCCCTCGCCCATGTAGGCGGCGTCCTTGCCGAAGTAGGCCAGCGACGCCTCAGAGGTGGCCGCCTCGAGCCAGGGCGCGAGCGCGGGGGCGTTCCAGCCGTCGGCCTGGTCTCCTTCGAAGGTGACTTCAGCCCCGTAGGGCGGATCGCTCTCGAGAACGTGCTTCACTGCCTCCAGCGCCTGAGCGGCGCTTGCCGTGGGGGGCAGGCGGAACGACAGCTTGAGCGCCGTGTACGGGCGAAGCACATTTCCGGCGCTCTCGAGCGCGGGAAGCCCTTCGGCCCCCGTAACCGAGAGCGTGGGGCGCCACGTTCGGTTGAGGATCAGCTCGGAATGGTCGCCGCAGAGAGGAGCCGCCCCGGCCACGAACGGGAACTTGTCGTACACCGCGGTATCGAGCACCCCAGCCACCACGCCAGCCTGAGCTCGACGGGCCTCCGGGATGGGCGCGTGCATCTGGGCGACCTTCACCTCGCCGGTGTGCGCGTCAGACAAGCGGTCGAGGAGCTCGCGCATGATGGCGAAGCTCGATGGCACAACGCCGCTTGCATCGCCCGAGTGCACCCCCTCCTCGAGGATGCGCACGCGCAGCGTTCCCCCCACCATGCCGCGCAGCGACGTGGTGCTCCAGAGGCGCTCGTAATCGCCGCAGCCGGAGTCGAGGCAGACGACCAGCGACGGGGTTCCGATGCGCTCGCGCAGGTGCTCGACGTAGGCGGGCAGATCCGGGCTTCCGCTCTCCTCTCCCGCCTCGATGAGAATGACACAGCGCGCGTGCGGCACGCCCTGCTCGGCCAGCGCCTTGACGGCGGTGAGCGATGCGAACGCGGCATACCCGTCATCGGCGCCCCCTCGTCCATACAGGCGCTCTCCGCGCATGACCGGCGTCCACGGGTCGAGGCCTTCAGCCCAGCCATGCATCTCCGGCTGCTTGTCGAGATGCCCGTAGAGCAGCACCGTATCGTCGATGGCACCCGGGATCTCGATGAAGATCACTGGCGTTCGCCCCTCGAGCTCGACGACCTCGAGCGTCATGCCCGGCAGGCTGCGGGCGCTGCACCAGTCAGCGATGAGCGTGACCGCACGGTGCATGTGGCCGTGCTCGGCCCAGCGAGGGTCGAAGTGCGGAGACTTGTTCGGAATGCGGATGTAGTCGTGCAGCGTGGGCACGATCTCGCGGTTCCAGATGTCTTCGACGTACGCGCTCGTCTTTGCACTGTCGAGCGTTCCGTGCTCTACCTCGATGGACATTGAAGGGGCTCCTCGTGGGTGTGATGGCGCCGCGGCGCGGTCCTCGACTTCTCCTCGCGACCGCGCCGCCCCTCTTCCCGAGCCGATCGCGCCTTATCTCCCCTTCTTCTTTCCCTGGAAGTCGCCCGCGGTTACCACGTTGAGCTGGGTCAGATCGATGTACCTGCGCATGGCGGCGAGGACCTGGGCGGCTGTGAGCGAGCGCATGGAGCGCTCGAGGGTCTCATCCCACTTCATGGTGCGTCCCACGTGCTCATAGGCCGCAAGCCGAGACACCAGCGAGCTGTCCTTTGCACGCTCGACCTGGCGGCTCTGAAGCAACCCATTGCGCGCCGCCTCGATCTCCTTCTCGGTGAATCCGTCCTTGAACGCCTTCTCGAGCACCGCTCGCACGTTCTGGCGCACCTTGTCTGCGTTCTGCGGCGCGTAGATGGCGTACACGCCGAATCGCGCCACCTTGTCGAGGGGCTCTGCCGAGAAGCTGGAGCCCACCCCGTAGCTGACGCCCAGCTCCTGGCGCAGGCGCGTGGCGAGCCGTGAGTTGAGGAACCCGCCACCGAGCACGTAGTTCCCCAGAATCAGTGCCCCGTAGTCCGGATCGGCAGACGACATCGCGGTCTTGAGGCCCGCGAGATACACGGCGTTCTCCTTGTCCGGCGTCTCGATCACCTTCTCGAGCGGACTCACCGCGAACAGCTCGCTCGGGATGCGCGCGTAGGCGCTCGGGCTCTTCCAGCCGCCCAGCACCTCCTCCACGAGCTTCGTGAACGCCGGCGCTTCAAAGTCACCCACGGCGGCTCCAGATCCATCGCTGGCCCCGTAGAAGGCTGCGTGGAATGCGGCAAGATCGGCGACCTGCACGTGCGCCAGCTCGGCGAGCTCTTCGTCTGGCGTGCTCACGTGTCTCGGATCGCCCGCCGGATAAGGGTTCAGGTGACGGCTCAGCAGATTCGAGGCCAGGGCCTGCGGGTCGGTCTTGCTCTGCTCGAGTCCCACGAGCTCCTCCTGACGCATCTGCTCGAGCTCATCAGGGGGAAAGGACGGATCTCGCAGCACCTCGGCCACCAGCCTCAGCACGTCAGCGAGGTTGTCGCGGAGCGTTTCGATGGAGATGGTCACGCTGGTGGCGTCGCCCCCCACCGAGACCCTTGCCTTGAGCCGATCGAAGCTGTCCTTGAGCTGCTGGCGCGTGTGCTTGCGCGTGCCGCGCAGCAGCATGGCGGCTGTCAGCTCGCCGATGGTCTCCTTGCCCTTGAGCGCGGCCAGGGTTCCGAAGTGCAGGGTGAGATTAACGTGAACCGCGCGCCCCCGCGTCTTCTTGGGCAGCAGCGCAAGCTTTATGCCACC
This window harbors:
- a CDS encoding N-carbamoylputrescine amidase produces the protein MCMADDLETNVSDALKRVEQAARAGANVVLLPELFEGVYFPQQEREEDFARAHPIEGHPFIGRFQELARDAGIVVPLSFFERAGQAHYNSLAMIDADGSIKGVYRKSHIPDGPGYEEKYYFSPGDTGFRVFQTRYGCIGAGICWDQWFPESARIMALLGADLLLYPTAIGSEPPQAGAIDTRDMWQRAMIGHAVSNAIHLAAANRIGAEGDARFYGSSFICDPRGEKIAEADRSNATCLMAELDLTEARRFRAAMGFFRDRRPDLYAPLLTRDGRTSVQ
- a CDS encoding tetratricopeptide repeat protein encodes the protein MSQTHDHELPSSPSTESAAHQLLTQAFAWLDRNDIERAARIAEQLSLMRHSGAFEVWAEVHRARGDHAKAIEVLEEGVQAAPKVWLLWQSLGNAYTMGGRHEDAQRAFGRALGCPSADASSIHFNRGMAFARHRRFEEALEAFGLVSSPLLQFQAASFELAILNDLHRFDQAVEKGRALLSQDASEPQDRARVHGQLARAYLQGYDDRESSRRHVDVALKIWAGEPTARAMRDSLERIGPKPSSDEGAAPQESGA
- a CDS encoding M20/M25/M40 family metallo-hydrolase, which codes for MSIEVEHGTLDSAKTSAYVEDIWNREIVPTLHDYIRIPNKSPHFDPRWAEHGHMHRAVTLIADWCSARSLPGMTLEVVELEGRTPVIFIEIPGAIDDTVLLYGHLDKQPEMHGWAEGLDPWTPVMRGERLYGRGGADDGYAAFASLTAVKALAEQGVPHARCVILIEAGEESGSPDLPAYVEHLRERIGTPSLVVCLDSGCGDYERLWSTTSLRGMVGGTLRVRILEEGVHSGDASGVVPSSFAIMRELLDRLSDAHTGEVKVAQMHAPIPEARRAQAGVVAGVLDTAVYDKFPFVAGAAPLCGDHSELILNRTWRPTLSVTGAEGLPALESAGNVLRPYTALKLSFRLPPTASAAQALEAVKHVLESDPPYGAEVTFEGDQADGWNAPALAPWLEAATSEASLAYFGKDAAYMGEGGSIPFINMLGRRFPEAQFLITGVLGPNSNAHGPNEFLDIPTARRLTCCVAAVLARHAVVRPGASR